A single Argentina anserina chromosome 7, drPotAnse1.1, whole genome shotgun sequence DNA region contains:
- the LOC126803326 gene encoding uncharacterized protein LOC126803326 isoform X2 — protein MVVFSGSNSDLIKKWRRMIKREAAKHGDSFNPSTALEVQFLRNLIEEFLEILDSKVIPQNHGVNREDQFLDANGTEHIDDACVLYCERFMEFLIDLLSQLPTRRYLRPLVADVAVVPKCHLSALYRHEKGKLFTQLVDLLQFYEGFEINDNVGKQLTDDEVLQSHYDRVQSFQLLAFKKIPKLQELALANIGSIDNRNDLTKRLSVLSPEELKDLVCSKLKLISKNDPWSSRIDFLTEVMVSFFKRQQSQKEKINALPLYPNELIMWDESLVPSINYSGEGCLALPKLNLQFLTLHDYLLRNFDLFRLESTYEIREDIQEAVPHLNACINSEGETAFRGWSRMAVPIKEFKISEVKQPNIGEVKPAAVTAEITFSISSYKAQVRSEWNALKEHDVLFLLSIRPSFEPLSAEEGAKASVPQRLGLQYVRGCEIIEVRDEEGTLMNDFTGRIKRDEWKPPKGELRTLTVALDTAQYYMDVSNTASKGAEDVYGTFNILMRRKPKENNFKAILESIRDLMNEYCIVPDWLHKTFLGYGNPSAAQWTNMPDLLETVDFKDTFLDADHLKECFPDYQVSFVSSDGRENMDPRPPFRIRLPKAITSSTNALPGNKKAKISSVTDKEKDKFVVEAYTPPDPGPYPQDQPRQNSVRFTPTQVGAILSGIQPGLTMVVGPPGTGKTDTAVQILNVLYHNCPSQRTLIITHSNQALNDLFEKIMQRDVPARYLLRLGQGEQELATDLDFSRQGRVNAMLVRRLELLSEVERLARSLQLPEDVGYTCETAGYFWLLHVYSRWEQFLAACNDNRNIQSFVKDRFPFKEFFSNAPKPVFTGESFEKDMRAAKGCFHHLKTVFQELEECRAFELLKSTADRANYLMTKQAKIVAMTCTHAALKRKDFLQLGFKYDNLLMEESAQILEIETFIPMLLQRQEDGYARLKRCILIGDHHQLPPVVKNMAFQKYSHMDQSLFTRFVRLGIPYIELNAQGRARPSIAKLYNWRYRELGDLPYVKEDTIFNRANAGFSFEYQLVDVPDYHDRGESAPSPWFYQNEGEAEYVVSVYIYMRLLGYPASKISILTTYNGQKLLIRDVINRRCAPYDFIGPPSKVTTVDKFQGQQNDFILLSLVRTRFVGHLRDVRRLIVAMSRARLGLYVFCRRSLFEQCYELQPTFQLLLQRPDRLALNFNETTPHTERHVEETGHVHLVSSVDEMISIYQQLYVVKFHQYVAPIQQTSMSGQDPMDADAPVSADGVLESELDMNGRKVDSSIENQPNGPTEMETSLNDAHVAPESNLDKERTEE, from the exons ATGGTCGTTTTCAG CGGTTCAAATTCTGATTTGATCAAGAAATGGAGAAGGATGATAAAGAGGGAAGCCGCAAAACATGGAGATTCTTTTAACCCATCAACTGCACTTGAAGTACAGTTCTTAAGAAACCTCATTGAAGAGTTCCTGGAG ATACTTGATTCCAAAGTTATACCGCAAAATCATGGTGTCAACAGAGAAGATCAATTTCTTGATGCTAATGGAACAGAACACATTGATGATGCTTGTGTTTTGTACTGTGAGAGGTTTATGGAATTTCTCATTGACCTCTTAAGCCAACTGCCCACAAGGAG GTACTTGAGGCCACTTGTTGCTGATGTTGCTGTTGTTCCCAAGTGCCACTTGAGTGCTTTGTATAGACATGAAAAGGGGAAGCTCTTTACTCAACTTGTTGACTTGCTGCAGTTTTATGAAGGATTTGAGATTAATGATAATGTTGGGAAACAACTTACCGATGATGAAGTGCTCCAATCTCATTACGATCGCGTGCAATCCTTCCAGCTGCTTGCTTTTAAAAAGATTCCTAAG TTGCAAGAGCTTGCATTAGCTAACATTGGTTCAATTGACAACCGAAATGATCTCACTAAGAGACTGTCTGTACTTTCTCCTGAAGAATTAAAGGATTTGGTCTGTTCAAAG TTGAAACTGATTTCAAAGAATGATCCGTGGTCATCCAGGATTGATTTCCTTACTGAAGTGATGGTTTCCTTTTTCAAGAGGCAACAgtctcaaaaagaaaaaataaatgctCTTCCACTGTATCCAAATGAGCTGATCATGTGGGATGAAAGCCTCGTACCAAGCATTAATTACTCTGGAGAAGGTTGTCTGGCTCTTCCAAAACTTAATTTACAATTCTTGACGCTGCATGATTATCTCCTCAGAAATTTTGATCTCTTCCGTCTTGAATCAACATATGAGATTCGTGAGGATATTCAGGAGGCTGTGCCACATCTTAATGCCTGCATTAATAGTGAGGGAGAAACTGCTTTCCGTGGTTGGTCAAGAATGGCTGTGCCGATTAAAGAATTTAAGATCAGTGAGGTAAAACAGCCAAATATTGGAGAAGTTAAGCCAGCTGCTGTGACAGCAGAAATCACTTTTAGTATTTCCAGCTATAAAGCACAGGTACGATCAGAATGGAATGCTCTTAAAGAGCATGATGTATTATTTTTACTTTCTATACGCCCCTCCTTTGAGCCTCTTAGCGCAGAAGAGGGTGCTAAGGCAAGTGTGCCTCAGAGGCTTGGTCTTCAATATGTACGGGGCTGTGAAATTATTGAGGTTCGTGATGAGGAAGGAACTCTAATGAATGATTTCACTGGAAGAATCAAACGGGATGAGTGGAAGCCTCCAAAAGGAGAATTGAGAACTTTAACTGTTGCTTTGGATACTGCACAATACTACATGGATGTCAGCAACACTGCTTCAAAGGGTGCAGAAGATGTTTATGGGACATTCAATATTTTGATGAGGAGAAAGCCCAAGGAAAACAATTTCAAAGCAATTTTAGAATCCATTAGAGATCTTATGAATGAATATTGTATCGTCCCTGACTGGTTGCACAAAACATTTCTGGGCTATGGTAATCCCTCTGCCGCACAATGGACTAATATGCCAGATCTTCTAGAAACGGTAGATTTTAAAGATACCTTCCTTGATGCAGACCATCTGAAGGAATGTTTTCCAGACTATCAG GTTTCCTTTGTTAGTTCAGATGGTAGAGAAAATATGGATCCAAGGCCTCCTTTTCGAATAAGGCTTCCTAAGGCGATCACAAGCAGCACTAATGCTCTTCCAGGCAATAAGAAAGCAAAGATTAGTTCTGTGACTGATAAGGAGAAAGACAAATTTGTTGTTGAGGCATACACCCCTCCTGACCCAGGTCCTTATCCCCAAGACCAGCCAAGGCAGAACTCAGTTAGATTTACGCCCACTCAG GTTGGAGCGATCCTCTCAGGTATTCAGCCAGGACTAACAATGGTTGTGGGACCACCTGGTACGGGAAAGACTGATACAGCTGTGCAAATTCTGAATGTTCTCTATCATAATTGTCCATCTCAGAGAACTTTGATAATCACTCACTCGAACCAGGCTCTGAATGACctttttgaaaagataatgcag AGGGATGTACCTGCACGCTATCTTCTTCGACTTGGGCAAGGAGAACAAGAGCTAGCAACTGATCTTGACTTCAGTCGGCAAGGCCGTGTCAATGCCATGCTTGTGAGGAGGTTAGAGTTGCTTAGTGAAGTGGAGAGGCTGGCAAGATCTCTCCAATTGCCTGAGGATGTTGGTTATACATGTGAAACTGCTGGATACTTTTGGTTGCTTCATGTATACTCGCGTTGGGAGCAATTTTTGGCTGCTTGTAACGATAATAGAAATATACAGTCATTTGTCAAAGATCGATTTCCCTTTAAGGAATTCTTCTCCAATGCACCAAAGCCAGTTTTTACTGGCGAGTCATTTGAGAAAGATATGCGGGCGGCTAAAGGTTGCTTTCATCATCTGAAGACTGTGTTTCAGGAGCTTGAAGAGTGTAGGGCCTTTGAGTTGCTGAAGTCCACAGCTGATCGAGCAAACTACTTGATGACAAAGCAGGCAAAGATAGTAGCCATGACATGCACTCACGCAGCTTTGAAGAGGAAGGATTTTCTTCAGCTAGGTTTCAAGTATGATAACTTGCTGATGGAAGAAAGTGCTCAAATTTTGGAGATCGAAACTTTTATTCCAATGTTGCTCCAGAGACAGGAAGATGGTTATGCACGGCTTAAACGTTGCATCTTGATTGGTGATCATCACCAATTGCCTCCTGTTGTCAAGAATATGGCCTTTCAGAAGTATAGCCACATGGACCAGAGTCTCTTTACAAGGTTTGTTCGTTTGGGCATTCCTTATATTGAACTTAATGCCCAGGGTAGGGCAAGGCCAAGTATAGCCAAACTTTACAACTGGAGGTATAGAGAATTGGGAGACCTTCCTTATGTAAAGGAAGATACCATTTTCAATAGAGCAAATGCTGGATTCTCCTTTGAATATCAGTTGGTAGATGTACCAGATTACCATGATAGAGGTGAGTCTGCCCCATCACCGTGGTTCTACCAAAATGAGGGAGAAGCTGAATATGTTGTCAGTGTGTATATCTACATGCGTCTACTTGGCTACCCTGCGAGCAAGATATCTATATTGACCACTTATAATGGCCAAAAGCTTTTAATCCGTGATGTTATCAACAGACGATGCGCTCCATATGACTTCATAGGCCCTCCCAGCAAG GTTACAACAGTTGACAAATTTCAGGGTCAGCAAAATGATTTTATATTGCTCTCTCTGGTGCGTACTCGTTTTGTGGGTCACCTTCGTGATGTTAGGAGATTGATTGTGGCCATGTCTCGTGCCCGATTGGGTCTTTATGTGTTTTGCCGCCGGTCTTTGTTTGAGCAATGCTATGAACTTCAGCCTACATTCCAACTTTTACTTCAGAGACCTGATCGCCTTGCTCTGAATTTTAATGAGACTACACCACACACAGAACGTCACGTTGAAGAAACAGGGCATGTCCATCTTGTGAGCAGCGTTGATGAGATGATCAGTATCTACCAGCAGCTTTATGTG GTTAAGTTTCATCAGTATGTGGCTCCTATTCAGCAGACCTCTATGTCTGGGCAGGATCCTATGGATGCAGATGCTCCTGTATCTGCTGATGGGGTGCTAGAATCAGAACTGGATATGAATGGCCGAAAAGTGGACTCATCGATTGAGAATCAACCAAATGGGCCGACAGAAATGGAAACTAGCCTGAATGATGCCCATGTGGCTCCCGAAAGCAATTTGGACAAAGAGAGAACGGAAGAGTAG
- the LOC126803326 gene encoding uncharacterized protein LOC126803326 isoform X1: MTKVYGTGAYDFKRHHVAEYPVQLGDKPVEAKPGGALPNAITLSEIQRDELTMIAAANWSKAGDAKKSPPPFDAELVKTIYETELTVKEGQRKTVPLQRVMILEVSQYLENYLFPNFDAETATFEHVMSMILMVNEKFRENVAAWVCFYDRKDAFKGFLGRVLRLKSERELSIAEKTNYLVFMINAFQSLEDEIVSETVLRLASFQSWHSLSYGRFQMELGSNSDLIKKWRRMIKREAAKHGDSFNPSTALEVQFLRNLIEEFLEILDSKVIPQNHGVNREDQFLDANGTEHIDDACVLYCERFMEFLIDLLSQLPTRRYLRPLVADVAVVPKCHLSALYRHEKGKLFTQLVDLLQFYEGFEINDNVGKQLTDDEVLQSHYDRVQSFQLLAFKKIPKLQELALANIGSIDNRNDLTKRLSVLSPEELKDLVCSKLKLISKNDPWSSRIDFLTEVMVSFFKRQQSQKEKINALPLYPNELIMWDESLVPSINYSGEGCLALPKLNLQFLTLHDYLLRNFDLFRLESTYEIREDIQEAVPHLNACINSEGETAFRGWSRMAVPIKEFKISEVKQPNIGEVKPAAVTAEITFSISSYKAQVRSEWNALKEHDVLFLLSIRPSFEPLSAEEGAKASVPQRLGLQYVRGCEIIEVRDEEGTLMNDFTGRIKRDEWKPPKGELRTLTVALDTAQYYMDVSNTASKGAEDVYGTFNILMRRKPKENNFKAILESIRDLMNEYCIVPDWLHKTFLGYGNPSAAQWTNMPDLLETVDFKDTFLDADHLKECFPDYQVSFVSSDGRENMDPRPPFRIRLPKAITSSTNALPGNKKAKISSVTDKEKDKFVVEAYTPPDPGPYPQDQPRQNSVRFTPTQVGAILSGIQPGLTMVVGPPGTGKTDTAVQILNVLYHNCPSQRTLIITHSNQALNDLFEKIMQRDVPARYLLRLGQGEQELATDLDFSRQGRVNAMLVRRLELLSEVERLARSLQLPEDVGYTCETAGYFWLLHVYSRWEQFLAACNDNRNIQSFVKDRFPFKEFFSNAPKPVFTGESFEKDMRAAKGCFHHLKTVFQELEECRAFELLKSTADRANYLMTKQAKIVAMTCTHAALKRKDFLQLGFKYDNLLMEESAQILEIETFIPMLLQRQEDGYARLKRCILIGDHHQLPPVVKNMAFQKYSHMDQSLFTRFVRLGIPYIELNAQGRARPSIAKLYNWRYRELGDLPYVKEDTIFNRANAGFSFEYQLVDVPDYHDRGESAPSPWFYQNEGEAEYVVSVYIYMRLLGYPASKISILTTYNGQKLLIRDVINRRCAPYDFIGPPSKVTTVDKFQGQQNDFILLSLVRTRFVGHLRDVRRLIVAMSRARLGLYVFCRRSLFEQCYELQPTFQLLLQRPDRLALNFNETTPHTERHVEETGHVHLVSSVDEMISIYQQLYVVKFHQYVAPIQQTSMSGQDPMDADAPVSADGVLESELDMNGRKVDSSIENQPNGPTEMETSLNDAHVAPESNLDKERTEE, encoded by the exons ATGACGAAGGTCTACGGCACCGGCGCGTACGATTTCAAGCGCCACCACGTGGCCGAGTACCCGGTCCAGCTCGGCGACAAGCCGGTCGAGGCCAAGCCCGGCGGGGCCCTCCCGAACGCAATTACCTTGTCTGAGATTCAGCGGGACGAGCTCACCATGATCGCCGCCGCCAACTGGTCCAAGGCCGGCGACGCGAAGAAGAGTCCGCCGCCGTTCGATGCGGAGCTGGTGAAGACGATTTACGAGACGGAGCTGACTGTGAAGGAGGGGCAGAGGAAGACGGTGCCGTTGCAGAGAGTGATGATTTTGGAGGTCAGCCAGTACTTGGAGAACTATCTGTTTCCTAATTTCGACGCCGAAACGGCGACCTTTGAGCATGTTATGTCCATGATTCTTATGGTGAATGAGAAG TTTCGAGAGAATGTGGCAGCTTGGGTGTGCTTTTATGACCGGAAAGACGCCTTTAAGGGATTCCTTGGCAGGGTTCTTCGGCTTAAATCG GAAAGAGAACTAAGTATAGCAGAGAAGACAAATTATCTAGTATTCATGATAAATGCCTTTCAG AGTCTGGAAGATGAGATAGTCAGTGAGACTGTCCTTAGGTTGGCAAGTTTTCAATCCTGGCACAGTTTGTCGTATGGTCGTTTTCAG aTGGAGCTCGGTTCAAATTCTGATTTGATCAAGAAATGGAGAAGGATGATAAAGAGGGAAGCCGCAAAACATGGAGATTCTTTTAACCCATCAACTGCACTTGAAGTACAGTTCTTAAGAAACCTCATTGAAGAGTTCCTGGAG ATACTTGATTCCAAAGTTATACCGCAAAATCATGGTGTCAACAGAGAAGATCAATTTCTTGATGCTAATGGAACAGAACACATTGATGATGCTTGTGTTTTGTACTGTGAGAGGTTTATGGAATTTCTCATTGACCTCTTAAGCCAACTGCCCACAAGGAG GTACTTGAGGCCACTTGTTGCTGATGTTGCTGTTGTTCCCAAGTGCCACTTGAGTGCTTTGTATAGACATGAAAAGGGGAAGCTCTTTACTCAACTTGTTGACTTGCTGCAGTTTTATGAAGGATTTGAGATTAATGATAATGTTGGGAAACAACTTACCGATGATGAAGTGCTCCAATCTCATTACGATCGCGTGCAATCCTTCCAGCTGCTTGCTTTTAAAAAGATTCCTAAG TTGCAAGAGCTTGCATTAGCTAACATTGGTTCAATTGACAACCGAAATGATCTCACTAAGAGACTGTCTGTACTTTCTCCTGAAGAATTAAAGGATTTGGTCTGTTCAAAG TTGAAACTGATTTCAAAGAATGATCCGTGGTCATCCAGGATTGATTTCCTTACTGAAGTGATGGTTTCCTTTTTCAAGAGGCAACAgtctcaaaaagaaaaaataaatgctCTTCCACTGTATCCAAATGAGCTGATCATGTGGGATGAAAGCCTCGTACCAAGCATTAATTACTCTGGAGAAGGTTGTCTGGCTCTTCCAAAACTTAATTTACAATTCTTGACGCTGCATGATTATCTCCTCAGAAATTTTGATCTCTTCCGTCTTGAATCAACATATGAGATTCGTGAGGATATTCAGGAGGCTGTGCCACATCTTAATGCCTGCATTAATAGTGAGGGAGAAACTGCTTTCCGTGGTTGGTCAAGAATGGCTGTGCCGATTAAAGAATTTAAGATCAGTGAGGTAAAACAGCCAAATATTGGAGAAGTTAAGCCAGCTGCTGTGACAGCAGAAATCACTTTTAGTATTTCCAGCTATAAAGCACAGGTACGATCAGAATGGAATGCTCTTAAAGAGCATGATGTATTATTTTTACTTTCTATACGCCCCTCCTTTGAGCCTCTTAGCGCAGAAGAGGGTGCTAAGGCAAGTGTGCCTCAGAGGCTTGGTCTTCAATATGTACGGGGCTGTGAAATTATTGAGGTTCGTGATGAGGAAGGAACTCTAATGAATGATTTCACTGGAAGAATCAAACGGGATGAGTGGAAGCCTCCAAAAGGAGAATTGAGAACTTTAACTGTTGCTTTGGATACTGCACAATACTACATGGATGTCAGCAACACTGCTTCAAAGGGTGCAGAAGATGTTTATGGGACATTCAATATTTTGATGAGGAGAAAGCCCAAGGAAAACAATTTCAAAGCAATTTTAGAATCCATTAGAGATCTTATGAATGAATATTGTATCGTCCCTGACTGGTTGCACAAAACATTTCTGGGCTATGGTAATCCCTCTGCCGCACAATGGACTAATATGCCAGATCTTCTAGAAACGGTAGATTTTAAAGATACCTTCCTTGATGCAGACCATCTGAAGGAATGTTTTCCAGACTATCAG GTTTCCTTTGTTAGTTCAGATGGTAGAGAAAATATGGATCCAAGGCCTCCTTTTCGAATAAGGCTTCCTAAGGCGATCACAAGCAGCACTAATGCTCTTCCAGGCAATAAGAAAGCAAAGATTAGTTCTGTGACTGATAAGGAGAAAGACAAATTTGTTGTTGAGGCATACACCCCTCCTGACCCAGGTCCTTATCCCCAAGACCAGCCAAGGCAGAACTCAGTTAGATTTACGCCCACTCAG GTTGGAGCGATCCTCTCAGGTATTCAGCCAGGACTAACAATGGTTGTGGGACCACCTGGTACGGGAAAGACTGATACAGCTGTGCAAATTCTGAATGTTCTCTATCATAATTGTCCATCTCAGAGAACTTTGATAATCACTCACTCGAACCAGGCTCTGAATGACctttttgaaaagataatgcag AGGGATGTACCTGCACGCTATCTTCTTCGACTTGGGCAAGGAGAACAAGAGCTAGCAACTGATCTTGACTTCAGTCGGCAAGGCCGTGTCAATGCCATGCTTGTGAGGAGGTTAGAGTTGCTTAGTGAAGTGGAGAGGCTGGCAAGATCTCTCCAATTGCCTGAGGATGTTGGTTATACATGTGAAACTGCTGGATACTTTTGGTTGCTTCATGTATACTCGCGTTGGGAGCAATTTTTGGCTGCTTGTAACGATAATAGAAATATACAGTCATTTGTCAAAGATCGATTTCCCTTTAAGGAATTCTTCTCCAATGCACCAAAGCCAGTTTTTACTGGCGAGTCATTTGAGAAAGATATGCGGGCGGCTAAAGGTTGCTTTCATCATCTGAAGACTGTGTTTCAGGAGCTTGAAGAGTGTAGGGCCTTTGAGTTGCTGAAGTCCACAGCTGATCGAGCAAACTACTTGATGACAAAGCAGGCAAAGATAGTAGCCATGACATGCACTCACGCAGCTTTGAAGAGGAAGGATTTTCTTCAGCTAGGTTTCAAGTATGATAACTTGCTGATGGAAGAAAGTGCTCAAATTTTGGAGATCGAAACTTTTATTCCAATGTTGCTCCAGAGACAGGAAGATGGTTATGCACGGCTTAAACGTTGCATCTTGATTGGTGATCATCACCAATTGCCTCCTGTTGTCAAGAATATGGCCTTTCAGAAGTATAGCCACATGGACCAGAGTCTCTTTACAAGGTTTGTTCGTTTGGGCATTCCTTATATTGAACTTAATGCCCAGGGTAGGGCAAGGCCAAGTATAGCCAAACTTTACAACTGGAGGTATAGAGAATTGGGAGACCTTCCTTATGTAAAGGAAGATACCATTTTCAATAGAGCAAATGCTGGATTCTCCTTTGAATATCAGTTGGTAGATGTACCAGATTACCATGATAGAGGTGAGTCTGCCCCATCACCGTGGTTCTACCAAAATGAGGGAGAAGCTGAATATGTTGTCAGTGTGTATATCTACATGCGTCTACTTGGCTACCCTGCGAGCAAGATATCTATATTGACCACTTATAATGGCCAAAAGCTTTTAATCCGTGATGTTATCAACAGACGATGCGCTCCATATGACTTCATAGGCCCTCCCAGCAAG GTTACAACAGTTGACAAATTTCAGGGTCAGCAAAATGATTTTATATTGCTCTCTCTGGTGCGTACTCGTTTTGTGGGTCACCTTCGTGATGTTAGGAGATTGATTGTGGCCATGTCTCGTGCCCGATTGGGTCTTTATGTGTTTTGCCGCCGGTCTTTGTTTGAGCAATGCTATGAACTTCAGCCTACATTCCAACTTTTACTTCAGAGACCTGATCGCCTTGCTCTGAATTTTAATGAGACTACACCACACACAGAACGTCACGTTGAAGAAACAGGGCATGTCCATCTTGTGAGCAGCGTTGATGAGATGATCAGTATCTACCAGCAGCTTTATGTG GTTAAGTTTCATCAGTATGTGGCTCCTATTCAGCAGACCTCTATGTCTGGGCAGGATCCTATGGATGCAGATGCTCCTGTATCTGCTGATGGGGTGCTAGAATCAGAACTGGATATGAATGGCCGAAAAGTGGACTCATCGATTGAGAATCAACCAAATGGGCCGACAGAAATGGAAACTAGCCTGAATGATGCCCATGTGGCTCCCGAAAGCAATTTGGACAAAGAGAGAACGGAAGAGTAG